The nucleotide window TTCAGCACGTCGATCGGCACGATATCGAGTGCGCGGGCGTGGGTGGCCTCCAGCCGCACCTTGGGCGCGCAGCCCTCGTCATGCGCCTGAAGGAAGCGCCCGGCGCAGAGGCACCAGTGGTCGCCGGGTTTCAGCCCGTCGAAACCGAACTCCGGGCGCGGCGTGGACAGGTCGTTGCCGACATATTTGGAATAGGCGAGAAATTCGGCGGTCATCAGGGCGCAGACCGTGTGGCTGCCCTGGTCGGCGGCGCAGGTGTTGCAATGGCCGTCACGGAAAAAGCCGGTCATGGGCGTGGTCGAGCAGCTTTCGAGCTTGCCGCCCAGCACGTTGACGGAAGTGTCCATTTCGATTGCCATGCGATGCTCCTTGGGTCCCGGGTGGGCATATGGTGCACATCAGGCGACGTGGGTGCAAGGGCAGCGCCGTGCTAGAGCGCGTCCGCGATCTGCCGGAACATAGCGATATTGGCATCATTTACGCCGGGCTCGCGGAAGGCGCGATCGGCGGCGGTGGTGACGATGACCACATCGCGCCCCTGGTCGATATAGATGTACTGGCCGTAGATGCCGCGGGCCATGAACTGTCCGGGCTCTGCGCCTTGGGGGATCCACCACTGGTAGCCATAGCCGATCTGGCCCGGCTCGGTCGGGGCGCTGGGCGTCGTGGAGGCCGCGATCCAGTCGGCGGGGACGACCTGACGGCCGCCCAGTTGTCCGTTCTGTTCGATCATCAGGCCGAAACGGGCGTAGTCGCGGGTGGTCAGGTTGAGACCGCCGAGGACGAAGGCCACGCCCTCGCCGTCGGTGATGTAGTAGGGCGCGGTCTCGAGCCCCAGGGGCGCGATGATCTTTTCCGACAGCAGCGCGGGGATGTCGCGGCCCGTCGCGCCGCGGATGATCATGCCCAGGACATGGGTGTCGATGGAAACGTAGTGCCAACGCTTGCCGGGCTCCGCGTCCCGCTCGGTGAGGCCAGCGGCGAAGCCGTCCATCGTGCCGCCCAGGGCCAGCACGCGGCCCATGCGATTGATGTCGGAATCGTAGTCGAGGTAATCCTCGTCGAACCGCACACCGCTGGTCATTTGCAGGACGTTGCGGATGGTGGCCCCGTCATAGGCGCTGCCGCTCAGCCTCGGCGCGTATTGCGTCACAGGATCGTCGAGCGATGCGATATCGCCCTCGGCCACGACAATGCCCATCAGCGCGGAAAGAAAGGACTTGGCCACGGACCAGCTTATGCGGCGGTCGTCGGGTGTCGTGCCCAGGTGATAGCTTTCGTGGACGACCTCGCCATGGTGCAGGACCAGCAGCGAGGTGACGGCGCGCGTCTCGATCCAGTCCTCGGTGCCGTCGGGAAGGGTCATCTGGGCGCCGCCTGGCAACGGCATGACGGGGCGGTCGCCGCGCGGCACGGGCGTGTGCAGGAAGGCCGCGTCCATGTTGGAGAAATTCCCGACGATATGTTCGGGCTCGAAGAGGCTGTTGACCGCCATGAGGCGGGTGATCTCGTCGCGCTTCCAGATACCGATGCCGATGGCGACGATGGCCAGAACTGCAACGATCCGAAGCGTCCATTTCAGGATGCGGCACATGATGTGATCCTCCCCGTGGGGCAGCAAAGCACCGGGGGCGCGGTGCGGCAAGTGGAACGCGGCGTTAGCGGAACTTGTCCATGAGCTTTTGCAGCGGGCTGCGGTCTTCGGTGTCCGGGGATGCGGGCGGCGCGTCCGGCTTTGCGGCCGGTTTCGCGTCAGGTTGCTGTTCGGCCGCGGGTTTCGGCGCGGTTTTCGAGGAACGGGCGGGCGCGGTGCGCAGCGAGACGGCGTTGAGAAACTTGTCGCTATGGCCCGCGGCCAGT belongs to Roseovarius sp. THAF27 and includes:
- a CDS encoding DUF2237 family protein, with the protein product MAIEMDTSVNVLGGKLESCSTTPMTGFFRDGHCNTCAADQGSHTVCALMTAEFLAYSKYVGNDLSTPRPEFGFDGLKPGDHWCLCAGRFLQAHDEGCAPKVRLEATHARALDIVPIDVLKQHASDATS
- a CDS encoding serine hydrolase; translated protein: MCRILKWTLRIVAVLAIVAIGIGIWKRDEITRLMAVNSLFEPEHIVGNFSNMDAAFLHTPVPRGDRPVMPLPGGAQMTLPDGTEDWIETRAVTSLLVLHHGEVVHESYHLGTTPDDRRISWSVAKSFLSALMGIVVAEGDIASLDDPVTQYAPRLSGSAYDGATIRNVLQMTSGVRFDEDYLDYDSDINRMGRVLALGGTMDGFAAGLTERDAEPGKRWHYVSIDTHVLGMIIRGATGRDIPALLSEKIIAPLGLETAPYYITDGEGVAFVLGGLNLTTRDYARFGLMIEQNGQLGGRQVVPADWIAASTTPSAPTEPGQIGYGYQWWIPQGAEPGQFMARGIYGQYIYIDQGRDVVIVTTAADRAFREPGVNDANIAMFRQIADAL